A window from Actinomycetospora corticicola encodes these proteins:
- the dnaN gene encoding DNA polymerase III subunit beta yields MKFRVERDAFADAVAFVARSLPSRAPVPVLGGVLLDASDEGTLTVSGFDYEVSARVEVPAMIGDGGRALVSGRLLADITRSLPPHPVDLTVDGPRASLTCGNARFSLPTMSAEDYPQLPEMPPVVGELAPDVFARAVSQVAVAAGRDDTLPMLTGIRVEIDGSALTMAATDRFRLAVREFTWEPGENPASPDGEPTAILAPARTLSEAAKTLTSAGGTIELALGRGDGLLGLSGGGRRSTTRLLDAEFPRYRQLLPKEHTSAAVIEIGPLVDAIKRVSLVAERGTQVRLEFDEGSLRLTAGGDDEGSAEEQLPCSFAGEPLTIAFNPGYLLDGLGALGADHAHLSFTTPSRPALLRPASAPGEGSTDDEAAAQGATAVEPGPETDTSLPEPRPGYLYLLMPVRLPG; encoded by the coding sequence ATGAAGTTCCGCGTGGAGCGCGACGCCTTCGCCGACGCGGTGGCCTTCGTCGCGCGCAGCCTGCCCAGCCGGGCGCCCGTGCCGGTCCTCGGCGGGGTCCTGCTCGACGCGTCCGACGAGGGCACGCTGACCGTGTCCGGCTTCGACTACGAGGTCTCGGCCCGGGTCGAGGTGCCGGCGATGATCGGCGACGGCGGCCGCGCGCTGGTGTCCGGGCGGCTGCTCGCCGACATCACGCGCTCGCTGCCGCCGCACCCGGTGGACCTCACGGTCGACGGCCCCCGGGCCTCGCTGACCTGTGGCAACGCGCGGTTCAGCCTGCCCACGATGTCGGCCGAGGACTACCCGCAGCTCCCCGAGATGCCCCCGGTGGTCGGCGAGCTCGCGCCCGACGTGTTCGCCCGCGCCGTGTCGCAGGTCGCCGTCGCCGCCGGCCGCGACGACACGCTGCCGATGCTGACCGGCATCCGGGTCGAGATCGACGGGTCCGCGCTCACCATGGCGGCGACGGACCGGTTCCGGCTGGCCGTCCGCGAGTTCACCTGGGAGCCCGGCGAGAACCCCGCCTCGCCCGACGGCGAGCCCACCGCGATCCTCGCCCCGGCCCGCACGCTCTCCGAGGCGGCCAAGACGCTGACGTCGGCCGGCGGCACCATCGAGCTCGCCCTCGGCCGCGGCGACGGTCTGCTCGGCCTCTCCGGCGGCGGGCGCCGGTCCACCACGCGGCTGCTCGACGCGGAGTTCCCCCGCTACCGCCAGCTGCTGCCCAAGGAGCACACCTCCGCGGCGGTCATCGAGATCGGCCCGCTGGTCGACGCGATCAAGCGCGTCTCGCTGGTGGCCGAGCGCGGCACGCAGGTGCGCCTGGAGTTCGACGAGGGCTCGCTGCGGCTCACCGCCGGCGGTGACGACGAGGGCAGCGCGGAGGAGCAGCTCCCCTGCTCGTTCGCGGGCGAGCCGCTGACGATCGCTTTCAACCCCGGCTACCTGCTCGACGGGCTCGGGGCGCTGGGCGCCGACCACGCCCACCTGTCCTTCACCACGCCGAGCCGCCCGGCGCTGCTGCGTCCGGCGTCGGCTCCCGGCGAGGGGTCGACCGACGACGAGGCCGCCGCCCAGGGCGCCACCGCCGTCGAGCCCGGGCCGGAGACGGACACCTCCCTGCCCGAGCCGCGGCCGGGATACCTGTACCTGCTCATGCCGGTGCGTCTGCCCGGCTGA
- the gnd gene encoding phosphogluconate dehydrogenase (NAD(+)-dependent, decarboxylating) encodes MQLGMVGLGRMGGNMAERLRAAGHEVVGYANDGTGDVQSLEELVGALAAPRTVWLMVPSGDPTHSTVESLAGLLESGDLVVDGGNSRFTDDTVHAERLGAGGVHYADCGVSGGVWGRTEGYGLMAGGSDEDIERLMPVFDALRPEGPREEGFAHAGPVGAGHYAKMVHNGVEYGLMQAYAEGYELLSAGGPVTDVGAVMKAWSRGTVVRSWLLDLMVLALEADPHLDQITGYAEDSGEGRWTVDEAIVHAVPLPVISAALFARFASRQTDSPAMKAVAALRAQFGGHAVHKAGEAANEPPTGG; translated from the coding sequence GTGCAGCTGGGAATGGTCGGGCTCGGTCGGATGGGCGGCAACATGGCCGAGCGGCTCCGCGCCGCCGGGCACGAGGTCGTCGGCTACGCGAACGACGGCACCGGGGACGTGCAGTCCCTCGAGGAGCTGGTGGGGGCCCTGGCGGCGCCGCGGACGGTGTGGCTGATGGTCCCCTCCGGCGACCCGACGCACTCGACGGTGGAGAGCCTCGCGGGCCTGCTGGAGTCGGGCGACCTCGTCGTCGACGGCGGGAACAGCCGGTTCACCGACGACACGGTGCACGCCGAGCGGCTGGGCGCCGGCGGGGTCCACTACGCCGACTGCGGCGTCTCCGGCGGCGTCTGGGGCCGCACCGAGGGCTACGGCCTGATGGCGGGCGGCTCCGACGAGGACATCGAGCGGCTCATGCCGGTCTTCGACGCGCTGCGGCCCGAGGGTCCGCGCGAGGAGGGCTTCGCCCACGCCGGACCGGTCGGTGCCGGCCACTACGCGAAGATGGTGCACAACGGCGTGGAGTACGGCCTCATGCAGGCCTACGCCGAGGGCTACGAGCTGCTGAGCGCGGGCGGCCCGGTCACCGACGTCGGTGCCGTGATGAAGGCCTGGAGCCGCGGCACCGTCGTGCGCAGCTGGCTGCTCGACCTCATGGTCCTCGCCCTCGAGGCCGACCCGCACCTCGACCAGATCACCGGCTACGCCGAGGACTCCGGCGAGGGCCGGTGGACCGTCGACGAGGCGATCGTGCACGCGGTGCCGCTGCCGGTGATCTCGGCGGCGCTGTTCGCCCGGTTCGCCTCCCGGCAGACCGACTCGCCCGCGATGAAGGCGGTCGCGGCGCTGCGGGCCCAGTTCGGCGGCCACGCCGTGCACAAGGCGGGCGAGGCCGCGAACGAGCCGCCGACGGGCGGCTAG
- the recF gene encoding DNA replication/repair protein RecF (All proteins in this family for which functions are known are DNA-binding proteins that assist the filamentation of RecA onto DNA for the initiation of recombination or recombinational repair.): MYVRELSVTDFRSWAQADLTFEPGVSVLVGANGQGKTNLVEAVGYLATLGSHRVSSDAPLVRRGAAAAQVRATVVNGGRELTVQVEIQLGKANRARVNRSPVPRAREILGIVRTVVFAPEDLALVRGDPGERRGFLDELLVARAPRWAGVRAEYDKVLRQRSALLKSARSARGAREAGTLEVWDAHLARAGAALTAGRMQLTAALAPHVTAAYAGVAPESVPVGARYRSRVAAVDELAAAVEGQDDVTGGAAHAELTAAVEGALLEEIGRRRDQEIERGVCLVGPHRDELDLTLGEGPAKGYASHGESWALALSLRLGGFELLREEGSEPILVLDDVFAELDARRRDALARTAARAEQVLVTAAVDDDVPTVLSGTRYVIEAGTVRDGLAS, translated from the coding sequence ATGTACGTGCGGGAGCTGTCGGTCACCGACTTCCGGTCGTGGGCGCAGGCCGACCTGACCTTCGAGCCCGGGGTGTCCGTGCTGGTCGGGGCCAACGGTCAGGGCAAGACGAACCTGGTGGAGGCCGTCGGTTACCTGGCCACGCTGGGCTCGCACCGGGTGTCGTCCGACGCCCCGCTCGTCCGGCGGGGCGCGGCGGCCGCCCAGGTCCGGGCCACCGTGGTCAACGGCGGCCGGGAGCTGACCGTCCAGGTCGAGATCCAGCTCGGCAAGGCCAACCGGGCCCGCGTGAACCGGTCGCCGGTGCCCCGGGCGCGGGAAATCCTGGGGATCGTCCGCACCGTGGTCTTCGCGCCCGAGGACCTCGCGCTCGTCCGGGGCGACCCCGGCGAGCGCCGGGGGTTCCTCGACGAGCTCCTGGTCGCCCGGGCGCCGCGCTGGGCCGGCGTGCGGGCCGAGTACGACAAGGTCCTCCGCCAGCGCTCCGCGCTGCTCAAGTCCGCCCGGTCGGCCCGGGGGGCGCGGGAGGCGGGCACGTTGGAGGTCTGGGACGCCCACCTCGCCCGGGCGGGGGCGGCCCTCACCGCCGGCCGCATGCAGTTGACCGCGGCGCTGGCCCCGCACGTCACGGCCGCGTACGCGGGGGTCGCGCCCGAGTCGGTGCCGGTCGGCGCGCGCTACCGCTCGCGGGTGGCCGCGGTCGACGAGCTCGCCGCCGCGGTGGAGGGCCAGGACGACGTCACGGGCGGCGCCGCCCACGCGGAGCTGACCGCCGCGGTGGAGGGCGCGCTGCTCGAGGAGATCGGTCGGCGGCGGGACCAGGAGATCGAGCGCGGCGTCTGCCTGGTCGGGCCGCACCGCGACGAGCTCGACCTCACCCTCGGCGAGGGACCCGCCAAGGGCTACGCCAGCCACGGCGAGTCCTGGGCCCTCGCCCTGTCCCTGCGCCTGGGCGGCTTCGAGCTGCTGCGTGAGGAGGGCTCGGAGCCGATCCTGGTGCTCGACGACGTCTTCGCGGAGCTCGACGCCCGACGTCGGGACGCCCTCGCCCGGACGGCCGCGCGGGCCGAACAGGTCCTCGTGACGGCGGCCGTGGACGACGACGTCCCCACCGTTCTGAGTGGCACACGCTATGTGATCGAGGCAGGCACCGTGCGTGACGGGTTGGCGTCATGA
- a CDS encoding DciA family protein has protein sequence MESGETDPHGGDPDRPRGSDIARAALEAARAQQAERGLTPGRARRTVRRDAGESTRRRRRRWSGPGSDDRDPQTLGRLASRLSTQRGWAPRLANGSVFGRWAELVGQEVAEHATPTALRDGELTVQADSTAWATQLRLLQRQLLGRIAAGLGPDVVTGMRIHGPTAPSWRRGPRHVSGRGPRDTYG, from the coding sequence ATCGAGTCCGGTGAGACCGACCCACACGGGGGAGACCCGGACCGGCCCCGCGGCTCCGACATCGCGCGGGCCGCGCTGGAGGCCGCGCGGGCCCAGCAGGCCGAGCGCGGTCTCACGCCGGGCCGCGCGCGGCGCACCGTGCGGCGGGACGCGGGGGAGTCGACGCGGCGCCGCCGACGCCGGTGGTCCGGCCCGGGCTCGGACGACCGCGACCCGCAGACCCTCGGCCGCCTCGCGTCCCGGCTCTCCACCCAGCGCGGGTGGGCCCCACGGCTCGCGAACGGGTCCGTGTTCGGGCGCTGGGCGGAGCTGGTCGGCCAGGAGGTGGCCGAGCACGCCACCCCCACCGCGCTGCGCGACGGCGAGCTCACCGTGCAGGCCGACTCCACGGCCTGGGCGACCCAGCTCCGCCTGCTGCAGCGCCAGCTGCTCGGTCGGATCGCCGCCGGCCTCGGTCCCGACGTCGTGACGGGCATGCGCATCCACGGTCCCACCGCGCCGAGCTGGCGGCGCGGCCCGCGGCACGTGTCGGGTCGAGGGCCCCGCGACACGTACGGGTGA